A window from Staphylococcus succinus encodes these proteins:
- a CDS encoding ABC transporter ATP-binding protein: MIEVHNINKSFDKKHILKDINVTFEKGKIVGLIGPSGTGKTTLIQCILGMEKTDTGWVTVNDREIPNRKVLKDIGYMAQSDALYEDLTGKENLKFFAGIYIKKRKYIKERIKSCSEMVQLQDALNQKVSTYSGGMKRRLSLAISFLQDPNILILDEPTVGIDPKLRQAVWQDLEEAKQRNKSILVTTHVLDEASRCDKLLLMNHGKIIASGSPDELKQQYNAKTIEEVFLKMED; encoded by the coding sequence ATGATAGAAGTTCATAATATTAATAAGTCATTTGACAAAAAACATATACTTAAAGATATAAATGTTACTTTTGAAAAGGGGAAAATTGTCGGACTCATTGGACCCTCTGGCACAGGAAAAACGACACTCATACAATGTATATTGGGTATGGAAAAAACAGATACAGGTTGGGTAACAGTAAATGATAGAGAAATTCCAAATAGGAAAGTATTGAAAGATATTGGCTATATGGCACAAAGTGATGCTTTATATGAAGATTTAACAGGTAAGGAAAATTTGAAATTCTTCGCTGGAATCTATATTAAGAAACGTAAATATATTAAAGAACGTATTAAAAGTTGTAGTGAAATGGTACAACTTCAAGATGCGTTAAATCAAAAGGTATCTACATATTCTGGAGGCATGAAAAGACGACTGTCTTTAGCGATTAGCTTTTTACAGGACCCTAATATTTTAATTTTAGATGAGCCTACGGTCGGTATAGATCCCAAATTGAGACAAGCTGTATGGCAAGATTTAGAGGAGGCGAAACAAAGAAATAAGAGTATATTGGTAACGACGCATGTGCTAGATGAAGCTTCTCGCTGTGATAAATTATTACTAATGAATCACGGAAAAATTATTGCTTCAGGTTCGCCTGACGAATTAAAGCAGCAATATAATGCAAAGACAATTGAAGAAGTATTCTTGAAGATGGAGGATTAA
- a CDS encoding thioesterase family protein — translation MTELYIYKNTVQQSWIDHNNHMHDAQYYSVFSDAVVGFFDSIDFTVSYRQNQAVTIFSVEAHISFLKELLLDEAFYIKPYIYDYDQKRVHLFLTMYNLQNERIATYEVIMMCVDNQTRRSTTFPKAIYEKIKSYFDKQQPFEIPKQLGHVIGIPKIKSNI, via the coding sequence ATGACTGAACTATATATTTATAAGAACACTGTGCAACAATCTTGGATAGATCATAACAATCATATGCATGACGCACAATATTATTCAGTTTTCAGTGATGCAGTCGTTGGCTTTTTCGATTCAATAGATTTCACAGTATCATATAGACAAAATCAAGCCGTCACTATTTTTAGTGTCGAAGCACATATATCTTTTTTGAAAGAGTTATTACTCGATGAAGCATTTTATATCAAACCATATATTTATGATTATGATCAAAAGAGAGTCCATCTATTCCTTACAATGTATAACTTACAAAATGAACGCATTGCGACTTATGAAGTCATTATGATGTGTGTGGATAACCAAACTCGTCGCAGTACAACATTTCCAAAAGCAATATATGAAAAAATAAAAAGCTACTTTGACAAACAACAACCGTTTGAAATTCCAAAACAACTTGGGCATGTCATAGGTATTCCAAAAATTAAAAGTAACATATAA
- the ureG gene encoding urease accessory protein UreG, producing MSEAIKIGIGGPVGAGKTQLIEKIVKRLSKDMSIGVITNDIYTKEDEKILVNSGVLPEDRIIGVETGGCPHTAIREDASMNFAAIDELIERNDDIELIFIESGGDNLAATFSPELVDFSIYIIDVAQGEKIPRKGGQGMIKSDYFIINKTDLAPYVGASLERMAEDTQIFRAHRPFTFTNLKTDEGLDDVLQWIDQDVLLKGLA from the coding sequence ATGTCAGAAGCCATTAAAATTGGTATTGGTGGCCCAGTTGGTGCTGGAAAAACCCAACTTATTGAAAAAATTGTTAAACGATTATCGAAAGATATGAGCATTGGTGTTATCACTAATGATATCTATACAAAAGAAGACGAAAAAATATTGGTTAACTCAGGCGTATTACCAGAAGATAGAATTATTGGTGTAGAAACTGGAGGTTGTCCTCATACAGCTATCCGTGAAGACGCATCAATGAACTTTGCTGCAATCGATGAATTAATAGAGCGTAATGACGATATAGAACTTATTTTTATTGAATCTGGTGGAGATAACCTCGCTGCTACATTTAGTCCAGAGCTTGTTGACTTTTCAATTTATATTATTGATGTTGCTCAAGGGGAGAAAATACCTCGTAAAGGCGGACAAGGGATGATTAAATCTGACTACTTCATCATCAATAAGACAGATTTAGCCCCGTATGTTGGCGCTTCTTTAGAACGCATGGCGGAAGATACACAAATATTCCGTGCGCATCGTCCATTTACTTTTACCAATCTGAAAACAGATGAAGGTTTAGATGACGTTCTACAATGGATTGATCAAGATGTATTGCTTAAAGGATTAGCTTAA
- a CDS encoding PLP-dependent cysteine synthase family protein has protein sequence MIGYDLIGNTPLVLLTSFSNEDVQIYAKLEQFNPGGSVKDRLGKFVIERALEKKLINKGDTIVEASAGNTGIGLAISGNHFGIHTVIFVPGGFSEEKISIMQALGAEIKRTDKALGMKGAQNAAKQYEADTGALYINQFENEDNPRTYAHTLAKEITLELPEIDYFVAGVGSGGTFSGVAQYLASFDVESVIVEPEGSILSGGKQHPHDIEGIGSEQWPRFLPRSLVSDIVKVSDKEAFNNVKQLAKKEGLFVGSSSGAALQGALEVKKHINKGVIVIIFPDGSDRYMSKQIFDYKENL, from the coding sequence ATGATTGGGTATGATTTAATAGGCAATACACCGCTTGTATTATTAACATCTTTTAGTAATGAGGATGTACAAATCTATGCTAAATTAGAACAATTTAATCCTGGCGGGAGTGTTAAAGATAGATTGGGTAAGTTTGTAATAGAGCGCGCATTGGAGAAGAAGTTAATAAACAAAGGTGATACTATTGTAGAAGCTTCAGCAGGTAATACGGGTATTGGATTAGCGATTTCAGGTAATCATTTTGGCATCCATACAGTTATTTTTGTGCCTGGAGGTTTCTCAGAAGAAAAGATATCTATTATGCAAGCCTTAGGTGCTGAAATTAAAAGAACTGATAAAGCATTGGGCATGAAAGGGGCTCAAAATGCAGCCAAACAATATGAAGCAGATACTGGAGCACTATATATAAATCAATTTGAAAATGAAGATAACCCTAGAACTTATGCGCATACTTTAGCAAAAGAAATTACATTAGAGTTACCTGAAATAGATTACTTTGTTGCTGGTGTCGGCTCAGGAGGTACATTTTCTGGGGTTGCTCAATATTTGGCATCATTTGATGTCGAGAGTGTCATTGTAGAACCTGAAGGTTCAATATTAAGCGGAGGTAAACAGCATCCACATGATATTGAAGGTATCGGATCGGAACAATGGCCACGGTTTTTACCTCGTTCATTGGTAAGTGATATTGTGAAAGTAAGTGACAAAGAAGCTTTCAATAATGTAAAGCAATTGGCTAAAAAAGAAGGCTTATTTGTTGGTAGTTCTTCAGGGGCTGCGTTACAAGGGGCGCTAGAAGTAAAGAAACACATCAATAAAGGTGTCATCGTAATAATATTCCCAGATGGTAGTGATCGTTACATGTCTAAACAAATATTTGATTATAAGGAGAATTTATAA
- a CDS encoding aminotransferase class I/II-fold pyridoxal phosphate-dependent enzyme → MHGGLTTDPYTGAVTTPIYQTSTYIQDEIGDLRQGYEYSRSANPTRSALEGVIADLEQAQYGFAFGSGMAAITAVIMLLDEGDHLLLNSDVYGGTYRALTKVFTRYGIEVDFIDTTHIDQVEQYIKPETKMLYIETPSNPLLRVTDIQQTAEIAKKYELISVVDNTFMTPYFQNPLVLGIDIVLHSATKYLGGHSDVVSGLVATSDNNLAERIGFIQNSTGGVLGPQDSYLLIRGIKTLGLRMEQIQRNAFAIIEMLQQHQAVEQVFHPSIETHLNHDIHQAQAEGHTGVIAFEVSNIASAKAVIRELQYFTLAESLGAVESLVSVPALMTHASIPKDVREKEGIADGLIRLSVGIEDTEDLVEDLKQSLDKLNK, encoded by the coding sequence ATTCACGGCGGATTAACGACAGATCCTTACACAGGCGCGGTAACAACACCGATTTATCAAACAAGTACGTATATCCAAGATGAGATTGGTGATTTAAGACAAGGCTACGAATATTCACGGTCAGCAAATCCGACACGCAGTGCTTTAGAGGGTGTTATTGCTGATTTAGAGCAAGCTCAGTATGGTTTTGCTTTTGGTTCTGGGATGGCCGCAATCACTGCAGTAATCATGTTATTAGATGAAGGCGACCATTTATTGTTAAATTCTGATGTCTACGGTGGGACTTATAGAGCATTAACAAAGGTCTTTACGCGTTACGGTATAGAGGTAGATTTTATTGATACTACACACATTGACCAAGTAGAGCAATATATTAAACCAGAAACAAAAATGTTATATATTGAAACACCTTCTAACCCTTTATTACGTGTTACAGACATTCAACAAACAGCGGAAATTGCTAAGAAATATGAGTTGATTTCTGTAGTGGATAATACATTTATGACGCCTTATTTTCAAAATCCATTAGTACTAGGCATTGATATTGTATTACATTCAGCTACGAAATATTTAGGAGGGCATAGTGATGTTGTCTCAGGATTAGTTGCTACAAGCGACAATAATTTAGCAGAGCGCATCGGCTTCATTCAAAATTCAACGGGTGGTGTCTTAGGACCCCAAGATAGTTACTTATTGATACGCGGTATTAAAACACTTGGTCTGCGTATGGAGCAAATACAACGTAATGCGTTTGCAATCATTGAAATGTTACAACAGCATCAAGCGGTAGAACAAGTATTCCATCCAAGTATTGAAACACACTTAAATCATGATATTCATCAAGCACAAGCGGAGGGACATACAGGTGTTATTGCTTTTGAGGTTTCTAATATAGCTAGTGCTAAGGCAGTTATCCGTGAATTACAATATTTTACGTTAGCTGAAAGTTTAGGAGCAGTAGAAAGCTTAGTCTCTGTCCCAGCCTTAATGACACATGCTTCTATTCCCAAAGACGTTCGTGAAAAAGAAGGTATTGCAGATGGTCTTATTCGTTTATCGGTAGGTATTGAAGATACTGAAGACTTAGTTGAAGATTTAAAACAATCTTTAGATAAATTAAATAAATAA
- a CDS encoding ABC transporter permease, with the protein MKSLHIAKRIFKQTIRDIRTLMLLLVAPILILSLLYYIFSVSDNTNGVKVGVQNVPQTLVAELHKQDISTQNYTSHKNIADKIKKGELTGFIYQKGGNLHVTLANDNPTESGTLASTNQKWVISHNMGQMKANTNQLQKALRQANTPEVIQTDAGNNDMSKEPMNIKTHYLYGDKDSTYFDMINPILIGFFVFFFTFLISGIGLLKERTSGTLERLLASPIKRSQIIFGYIMGYGLFSIIQTFVVVMFAIYVLNIAVQGPIWLVLVTTILTALVALTFGILLSTFASSEFQMIQFIPLVIVPQVLFAGLIPIASMNVGLQYFAHLMPLFYTGQAMQDVMIKGYGIEDVYMNLAILFGIFVVLLILNIFGMKRYRKV; encoded by the coding sequence ATGAAGTCATTACACATTGCGAAACGTATATTTAAACAAACGATTAGAGATATCAGAACGCTAATGCTGTTATTAGTTGCTCCAATACTTATTTTATCATTACTATATTATATATTTTCCGTTTCAGATAATACAAATGGCGTGAAAGTAGGCGTTCAAAATGTGCCACAAACGCTTGTAGCTGAATTACATAAACAAGATATTTCCACACAAAACTATACGAGCCATAAAAATATAGCTGATAAAATTAAAAAAGGGGAGCTTACAGGATTTATCTATCAAAAAGGTGGTAACTTGCATGTTACTTTAGCTAATGATAATCCAACAGAGTCAGGAACATTAGCTTCTACAAATCAAAAATGGGTCATTAGTCATAATATGGGACAAATGAAAGCTAATACAAATCAACTACAAAAGGCCTTAAGACAAGCTAACACTCCCGAAGTTATTCAAACAGATGCAGGTAATAATGATATGAGTAAAGAGCCTATGAATATAAAGACGCATTATTTATATGGTGATAAAGATTCGACATACTTCGATATGATCAATCCGATACTAATTGGTTTCTTTGTATTTTTCTTTACGTTTTTAATATCAGGAATCGGGTTATTAAAAGAAAGAACATCTGGTACTTTAGAAAGGTTACTGGCCTCACCCATTAAGCGTAGTCAAATTATTTTTGGCTACATCATGGGTTATGGTCTGTTTAGTATTATTCAAACTTTTGTGGTAGTAATGTTTGCTATTTATGTATTGAATATTGCTGTTCAAGGGCCGATTTGGTTGGTGTTAGTGACTACAATTTTAACTGCACTCGTAGCATTAACGTTCGGTATTTTATTATCTACCTTTGCATCATCAGAGTTTCAAATGATTCAATTTATTCCACTTGTCATTGTCCCTCAAGTGTTATTTGCTGGACTGATACCAATCGCATCTATGAATGTGGGATTACAATATTTTGCGCACCTTATGCCATTATTCTATACTGGACAAGCAATGCAAGATGTCATGATTAAAGGTTATGGTATAGAAGATGTTTATATGAACTTAGCGATATTATTCGGCATATTTGTTGTCCTATTAATTTTAAATATTTTTGGGATGAAACGATATAGAAAAGTATAG
- a CDS encoding urease accessory protein UreF, with protein sequence MINHAHFRLFQFCDSQVPTGAFSHSFGLETYIQRRTVHDEASFQQWLTLFLNEQLTYADGLTMRLVYDALNHQDEAAILRLDQLLFVQSLPKETRQGSKQMGNRMVKLAQELYDSEWLMWYYTQMKEKKAHLHPAICFTMLGHFLELDIETIIDYYLYQNISSLTQNAVRAIPLGQTAGQRIVHQMIPKMKETRAHILTLDESQLGITAPGLEINQMEHENVNVRIFIS encoded by the coding sequence CCTGTTCCAATTTTGTGATTCACAAGTTCCGACAGGTGCATTCAGTCATTCGTTCGGCCTTGAAACCTATATTCAACGCCGCACTGTTCACGATGAAGCAAGCTTCCAACAATGGCTTACACTGTTTCTAAATGAGCAATTAACATATGCAGATGGCTTAACAATGCGTCTAGTCTATGATGCACTGAATCATCAGGATGAAGCAGCTATTTTACGATTAGATCAACTCCTCTTTGTACAAAGTTTACCTAAAGAAACAAGACAAGGTTCTAAACAAATGGGAAATCGTATGGTTAAACTCGCTCAAGAACTTTATGACAGTGAATGGTTGATGTGGTATTACACACAAATGAAAGAGAAAAAGGCACATTTGCATCCTGCGATTTGTTTTACGATGCTTGGTCATTTTCTGGAATTAGATATAGAAACGATTATTGATTATTATCTTTATCAGAATATTTCTAGCCTCACTCAAAATGCTGTACGGGCAATTCCTTTAGGCCAGACTGCTGGACAACGTATCGTCCATCAAATGATTCCTAAAATGAAAGAAACGAGAGCACATATACTCACTTTAGATGAATCACAACTTGGTATTACTGCACCAGGCCTCGAAATAAATCAAATGGAACATGAAAACGTAAATGTAAGAATATTTATATCTTAG
- a CDS encoding urease accessory protein UreD, producing MAQSKKIWTGQLDLSVFNNGKKSVARDIFFEKALKVMRPVYLNGSNIPTFYIVNVGGGYLDGDRYKMNFNIDSNAKVILTSQGATKIYKTLKDHVEQYQTFNIKDNGYAEYVGDPIIAFENAKFYQHNTFNLSQNAALFYTDILTPGYSKEDKTFSYTYMHLLNEVYVDDTLVVFDNMLLDPKKNNVNDIGYMENYTHLGSCYFIHPQVNQKFIDNVYDQIKHFQQEYDCRFGITQLPTHGFTIRILSNKTQVIEKILTTLQSYVLKQIFDRDLDFLRKY from the coding sequence ATGGCTCAATCCAAGAAAATATGGACTGGCCAATTAGATTTATCTGTTTTTAATAACGGAAAAAAATCTGTGGCAAGAGATATCTTTTTTGAAAAAGCATTAAAAGTGATGCGCCCTGTTTATTTAAATGGTTCTAATATTCCAACATTTTATATCGTCAATGTCGGAGGTGGCTACTTAGATGGTGATCGTTATAAAATGAATTTTAATATAGATTCAAATGCTAAAGTTATTTTAACATCACAAGGGGCTACTAAGATTTATAAAACACTAAAAGATCACGTGGAACAATATCAAACATTTAATATTAAAGATAACGGCTATGCAGAATATGTCGGAGATCCGATTATCGCTTTTGAAAACGCAAAATTCTATCAACACAATACTTTCAACTTAAGTCAAAATGCTGCACTATTTTATACTGATATCTTAACCCCAGGTTATTCTAAAGAGGATAAAACATTTAGCTATACGTATATGCATTTACTAAATGAAGTTTATGTTGATGATACCCTTGTTGTTTTTGATAATATGCTACTCGATCCAAAAAAGAACAATGTTAATGATATTGGCTATATGGAAAACTATACACACCTTGGATCTTGTTATTTCATACATCCTCAAGTGAATCAGAAATTCATCGATAATGTTTATGACCAAATCAAGCATTTTCAGCAAGAATATGATTGCAGATTTGGTATTACACAATTACCTACTCACGGTTTCACGATTCGTATCTTGTCTAATAAGACACAAGTTATCGAGAAAATTTTAACAACTTTACAAAGTTATGTTTTAAAACAAATTTTTGATCGAGACTTAGACTTTTTAAGAAAATATTAA